The genomic region ATCGGCCAGTATCTCGGCTGGCGCTGGGCGTTCATCGTGCCCGGCACGGTCACCGTGCTGATCGGCATCGTCTTTGCGATGACGGTGGTGCATGAGGACCGCAAGGGCTCCAGGCAGGCCGCAGCCCAGGTGCGGGTCGCCAAGGAGGACATGTGGCGGGTGGTGCTGTCGCTGCTGATCGTGGTGATCGCGATCTCCACCACCTTCAACGCGGTGACGGTGGCGCTGCCGAAGCTGTTCGCCGAACGGCTCGCCGATCTGACCAGGAGCCCGGCGCTGCTCGGCGTGATCGCGGCCGGGGTCTATGTGTTCGGCGCGATGACGCAGTACACCATCGGCAAGCTGCTCGACAGATATTCGCTGAAGACGGTGGCGCTGCCGCTGTCGTTCCTGCTGGCGCCGTTCCTTTATCTGGCGGCGAGCCTGTCCAACCTGCCGCTGATCGTGGTCTCGATCGGCATCGTGATGGGCGCGTTCGGCCAGGTCACGGTGAACGATGCCATGGTCGGCAAGTACACCACCGAGGAATGGCGCTCGCGCGCCTATGCGGTGCGCTATTTCGTCGGCTTCACCGCGGCCGGCGCTTCCGTCGGCCTGGTGGCCTGGCTGTACGACCAGGGCGGCTTCTCGATGATGCTGCGCGCGTTCGCGGCACTCTGCCTGCTGGCGATCGCGGCCGCGATC from Bradyrhizobium elkanii USDA 76 harbors:
- a CDS encoding MFS transporter, with product MNGPSNSPSRVITFVNAAHFIDHYAMLIFAAAVIIMGPALGMAYSELLPYATPGFIAFGAGSLVTGWLGDRWSRRHMMVIFFVGIGLSMISVGFVQTPLQLGAALLAIGIFASIYHPVGTAMIVSYAEKLGAQMGINGVWGNLGVASSALVTGVIGQYLGWRWAFIVPGTVTVLIGIVFAMTVVHEDRKGSRQAAAQVRVAKEDMWRVVLSLLIVVIAISTTFNAVTVALPKLFAERLADLTRSPALLGVIAAGVYVFGAMTQYTIGKLLDRYSLKTVALPLSFLLAPFLYLAASLSNLPLIVVSIGIVMGAFGQVTVNDAMVGKYTTEEWRSRAYAVRYFVGFTAAGASVGLVAWLYDQGGFSMMLRAFAALCLLAIAAAIILPREIRTPATQAG